One genomic window of Mucilaginibacter sp. SJ includes the following:
- a CDS encoding DUF262 domain-containing protein produces MRSENEIFENDDDRLELDIPKEERYLNTSSYDYSVEFIVSMMIGENPKVILEVPFQRQYVWKDDKASQLVESIIMNVPIPPIYFAEEEDGRWLVIDGLQRLNALLKYFQNEYGLKKLDILKDLERMKIKDLPPKAKSLLANGQLRVNVIKKDSHQDIKYDIFMRLNKGAVTLNYQELRNCLYRGSLNDLAKEIVQSNSNLLSILNLRTPQSRFLDVEFVIRIFAMLSNLDVDENGDYYLKGYTGRLVTYINNYMSVNRKMPIESIKKLHSTFNETLNKVVVVFGTDKAFRDISENKSKVNKALADCIVLAFSLFDEDKLKANKASIQKHLVRLLNNDQKFKSSISLRTSDKDVMNYRIDKWIKTLKDAL; encoded by the coding sequence ATGAGGTCAGAAAATGAAATATTCGAAAATGACGATGATAGATTAGAACTGGACATTCCGAAGGAAGAACGATATCTGAATACGTCGTCATACGATTATTCCGTAGAATTTATAGTTTCAATGATGATCGGGGAAAATCCCAAAGTCATCTTAGAGGTTCCTTTTCAAAGACAGTACGTATGGAAGGACGATAAAGCTTCGCAACTGGTAGAATCAATAATAATGAATGTCCCGATACCTCCTATATATTTTGCAGAAGAGGAAGATGGAAGATGGTTAGTAATTGATGGATTGCAGCGACTGAACGCCCTTTTAAAATATTTTCAAAATGAGTATGGACTAAAGAAACTTGATATTTTGAAAGATCTTGAAAGGATGAAAATCAAAGATTTACCTCCGAAGGCAAAATCTCTTTTAGCCAATGGACAGTTGCGGGTGAATGTTATTAAAAAAGATAGCCATCAGGATATTAAGTATGACATTTTCATGAGACTAAATAAAGGTGCAGTAACATTAAATTACCAGGAATTAAGAAACTGCTTATATCGCGGCTCGTTAAACGATCTAGCTAAGGAAATTGTGCAAAGCAATAGCAATCTTCTTTCCATTTTAAATTTGAGAACACCTCAAAGCCGATTTCTCGATGTCGAATTTGTAATAAGAATATTTGCGATGCTGTCAAATTTGGATGTTGATGAAAATGGAGACTATTATTTAAAAGGATATACAGGACGACTCGTCACTTATATAAATAATTACATGAGCGTCAACAGAAAAATGCCAATTGAGTCAATTAAAAAGTTACACTCAACATTTAATGAAACTTTAAATAAAGTAGTGGTGGTGTTTGGCACGGATAAAGCCTTCAGAGATATTTCTGAAAATAAATCAAAGGTGAATAAAGCTCTTGCTGATTGTATAGTCTTAGCATTTTCTTTGTTTGATGAAGATAAATTGAAGGCAAATAAGGCAAGTATTCAAAAGCATCTTGTAAGGTTGCTAAATAATGATCAGAAGTTTAAGTCTTCCATTTCTTTAAGAACGTCAGATAAAGATGTAATGAATTATCGAATTGATAAATGGATTAAGACTTTAAAGGATGCCTTATGA
- a CDS encoding HEPN domain-containing protein, protein MPYDFLATDDTVRSFSDIDLLINYATIERDNGHEDRRKLFLKLAIVSSVTKFQVFIESVLKEYLYHLKSCQKNYSEVSIHLRLNALKLYTSSTIIHKNLENPEGYNRDKLTEVKRYADQALKICNDNLIIADEITIETKFPMGKTGLSELSKLFRQINGEDIFANPPFDINRLNEILGRRHAIVHEDSNPQVTEQTVQNYRNYLVLVIEYVDQYLANYK, encoded by the coding sequence ATGCCTTATGATTTTCTAGCAACTGATGATACTGTAAGATCATTCAGTGACATTGATTTGTTAATTAACTATGCTACAATAGAACGAGATAATGGCCACGAAGATAGGCGAAAGTTATTTCTAAAGCTCGCCATTGTTTCGTCTGTAACAAAATTTCAAGTTTTCATTGAATCGGTATTAAAAGAATATCTTTATCATTTAAAAAGTTGCCAAAAAAACTATTCAGAGGTTTCGATTCATTTACGCCTAAATGCTCTGAAACTGTATACTTCGTCAACTATTATACATAAAAACTTAGAAAACCCAGAGGGTTACAACAGGGATAAGTTAACAGAGGTTAAACGTTATGCTGATCAAGCGCTAAAAATCTGTAATGATAATTTAATTATTGCTGATGAAATCACGATAGAAACAAAATTCCCAATGGGAAAGACGGGGCTGTCAGAACTCTCCAAATTGTTTAGGCAAATTAATGGGGAGGATATCTTTGCAAATCCACCGTTCGATATTAATCGCCTAAATGAAATACTTGGGCGTAGGCATGCCATTGTTCACGAGGATTCAAATCCACAAGTTACTGAACAAACGGTCCAAAATTATAGAAATTACTTAGTGTTGGTTATCGAATACGTTGATCAGTATCTTGCAAATTATAAATGA
- a CDS encoding SIR2 family NAD-dependent protein deacylase: MSLHSLYTAIRKEDVALWIGAGFSLYAGYPSGKKIQEIIFKSLSPDEQSQLGSNASLKQTASALVTFRNGSRNALNQIIRDEFGKMPTDRYLHDLLSRIPHIKDIVTTNYDSMIETSYLGRADVIRSSKDIPYINSSRPAIFKPHGDLESLDRIVITENDYASFYNINKADPMWTAILGLIAKKTQVFLAYGFEDDNIWSWFDLIDKSVGEHRKERFLIAPNWSPLYIKKLEARHIEYIDMTADQFLTELNVYLKEHIAGDLESGMVSQETYNAYTSFHDIESSISLVEGKPQITEFHRKGNGKTMNDINFTINDPLIAKQILHLQKGYNGAIKIGPDKLEHFEHVIEGFKMGISKETIASFHIISLPAKHRCSIEVPDKDISLDDVEFEFKHIEKNRYEVKAEYWGFGIFAKITYKKKNRGYETVIKFTAPEKLPSVIKCVTIQKLIVAYLEGHKVIINRAGVTTTIPGSTTKMDITPHVSLLTFFENLRQIEKQFNVRFEGADASYTKENFKLAKKLVELIENKYLPVQFPNGLVCRHRNNNQPITLPDKMESLLLKSDEYDHVELLQRKIELGEGGMQIMNFEVVKYSENGMQVMVKSTTNDYRQRFSSLFDFNVDIIGG; this comes from the coding sequence ATGAGTTTACATAGTTTATATACCGCCATCAGAAAAGAGGATGTTGCGCTTTGGATAGGAGCAGGTTTTTCACTTTATGCCGGTTACCCCAGCGGTAAAAAAATTCAAGAAATAATATTTAAATCATTAAGCCCGGATGAACAAAGTCAACTTGGCTCAAATGCCAGTTTAAAACAAACTGCAAGCGCATTGGTAACCTTCAGGAATGGATCAAGGAACGCGCTAAATCAGATTATAAGGGATGAATTTGGCAAAATGCCGACTGACAGATACTTGCATGATTTATTAAGCCGGATCCCCCATATCAAGGATATCGTGACAACTAATTACGATTCAATGATAGAGACCAGCTATTTAGGCAGGGCAGACGTTATCAGAAGCTCAAAAGATATCCCCTACATTAATTCATCACGACCTGCAATTTTTAAGCCGCATGGTGATCTTGAGAGTCTTGACAGGATTGTTATCACCGAAAACGACTACGCAAGCTTTTATAATATTAATAAAGCTGACCCGATGTGGACCGCTATATTAGGCTTGATCGCCAAAAAAACACAGGTATTTTTGGCCTATGGTTTTGAAGATGACAATATATGGTCATGGTTTGATTTGATTGATAAATCTGTAGGAGAACATCGTAAAGAGCGTTTTTTAATTGCTCCAAATTGGTCGCCATTATATATTAAAAAATTAGAGGCTCGTCATATTGAATATATCGATATGACCGCGGATCAGTTTCTTACTGAGCTTAACGTCTATTTGAAAGAGCATATTGCCGGTGATTTAGAAAGTGGAATGGTATCTCAGGAAACATATAACGCCTATACCTCATTTCACGATATAGAATCGAGTATTTCTTTGGTAGAAGGCAAGCCGCAAATAACTGAATTCCACAGAAAAGGTAATGGTAAAACGATGAATGATATAAATTTCACCATCAATGATCCCCTAATCGCGAAGCAGATCCTACACTTACAAAAAGGTTACAATGGGGCCATTAAAATAGGTCCAGATAAATTAGAGCATTTCGAGCATGTAATTGAAGGCTTCAAAATGGGCATAAGCAAAGAAACTATTGCATCATTCCATATCATTTCATTACCAGCGAAGCACCGATGTAGTATTGAGGTTCCGGATAAGGATATATCTTTAGATGACGTCGAGTTTGAATTCAAACATATTGAAAAAAATAGATATGAGGTCAAGGCAGAATATTGGGGTTTCGGAATTTTTGCAAAAATCACTTACAAGAAAAAAAACCGGGGTTATGAGACAGTGATAAAATTCACAGCTCCTGAAAAGCTGCCCTCTGTTATTAAATGTGTTACAATCCAGAAGCTGATTGTTGCATACCTGGAGGGCCACAAGGTAATTATTAACAGAGCAGGGGTAACTACAACAATTCCAGGCTCAACAACAAAAATGGACATCACACCGCACGTTTCATTGTTGACCTTTTTTGAAAACCTCCGGCAAATTGAAAAACAATTTAATGTAAGATTTGAAGGAGCCGACGCTTCCTATACAAAAGAGAATTTTAAACTTGCTAAAAAGCTAGTTGAGCTAATTGAAAATAAATATTTGCCAGTGCAATTTCCCAATGGACTGGTGTGCCGGCATCGGAATAATAACCAGCCAATTACCTTACCTGACAAAATGGAATCGCTCCTTTTAAAATCGGACGAATATGATCATGTGGAACTACTGCAAAGGAAAATTGAATTAGGTGAGGGAGGAATGCAAATTATGAATTTTGAAGTTGTTAAATATTCCGAAAATGGAATGCAGGTAATGGTAAAAAGCACTACAAACGATTATAGACAACGTTTTAGTAGTCTTTTTGATTTTAACGTAGATATTATTGGGGGCTAG
- a CDS encoding AAA family ATPase — MAAAEQIKSLIKSFGDGDDTRFYATAMQIAAAEARKGHTTLADDIKKLIDNAKTGKNKAGIVRNLPVNAAQKELNDLLELVHPEVRLDQMVLAPGIVASLKRILQEQNKLELIRQHNLQPRKKLLFTGPPGCGKTMSAKALASELSIPLFIIRLDGLISKFMGESIAKLRLIFDAMHQFRAVYLFDEFDSIGTSRTNSNEVGEIKRVLNAFLLQIEKDDSNSLVIAATNLPEHLDPALFRRFDDIISYKLPEEREIRSLYDLRLNELNLIQEFNLDRIARESLGLSYSDISRICEDLAKEVLIFGMSEVSEELFLENIRQRKKPY; from the coding sequence ATGGCAGCTGCGGAACAAATTAAAAGCCTGATTAAGTCTTTTGGTGATGGGGATGATACCCGTTTCTACGCAACCGCTATGCAGATTGCTGCCGCTGAAGCGCGCAAAGGGCACACCACCCTCGCCGACGATATAAAGAAGCTGATTGACAACGCAAAAACCGGCAAGAATAAAGCAGGTATTGTCCGTAATCTTCCCGTTAATGCAGCGCAAAAGGAACTAAACGATCTTTTGGAACTTGTTCATCCGGAGGTGAGGTTGGATCAAATGGTGCTCGCTCCGGGTATTGTTGCCTCCCTTAAAAGGATTTTACAGGAGCAGAACAAGCTCGAACTTATACGCCAGCATAACCTTCAACCCCGTAAAAAATTGTTGTTTACCGGTCCTCCGGGTTGTGGGAAAACAATGTCGGCCAAAGCATTAGCCAGTGAGCTGTCGATCCCGTTATTTATTATCAGGCTTGATGGTCTGATAAGTAAATTCATGGGGGAATCCATTGCTAAATTAAGGCTGATATTTGATGCAATGCACCAATTTAGGGCCGTTTATCTTTTTGACGAATTTGATAGTATTGGTACGAGCCGTACAAATAGTAACGAAGTCGGGGAGATCAAACGCGTGCTCAATGCATTTTTATTGCAAATCGAAAAGGATGATTCCAACAGCCTGGTTATTGCGGCAACTAATCTTCCGGAACATCTTGATCCGGCACTCTTTCGCCGCTTCGATGATATCATATCATATAAGCTTCCGGAAGAAAGGGAAATCCGATCACTCTATGACCTGCGTTTGAACGAACTAAACCTGATACAGGAATTTAATTTAGATAGAATTGCCCGCGAATCTTTAGGGCTTAGCTATTCGGATATTTCAAGGATATGTGAGGACCTGGCAAAAGAAGTGTTGATTTTTGGGATGAGTGAGGTTTCAGAAGAGCTATTCCTGGAAAATATCAGGCAGCGCAAGAAACCGTACTAA
- a CDS encoding S8 family peptidase encodes MPEFYRDHILLVEHTESMPYTSVNQGRNPVFPRTNIDRVEQGTAVREAFQTAVADFLDTAPDDEFIYVVFTSAAGFLLDLDKMNTRNHRVANYRKINEDPEDETYEATVYLNKKAIGQFLGKIEQYINENTWAGNPKNQTLIANIDKIRAATLRSFWMEPELPFPGTREDIWWEVWLSRDLSRTAEEQLKAIYTIFELSGGFQIGAGRSIIFPENIVFLVKGTGLNLAVTLLYTDELAELRKPRNTADFFTYLDKPEQAAWITDLLDRLVIDNAQNQVSICLLDTGVNISHPLLAPLIPEGHIDAINPAWGNADSNRLGHGTPMAGLLLYGDLTDVLGEFHEVRIYHHFESVKILEGAQQNDPELFGAITQEAVARAEIINPNFKRVICMAVTSDLLVHRGQPSSWSAAIDQLCFGEVDEPNTQTLFLVSAGNVPLISRIDYPVSNQNATIEDPAQAFNALTIGAYTIKDKIDLDAFPGATLLAEHGDLSPSSTTSLTWFTEWPRKPDLVMEGGNHAMHRGGLIDPDSLQLLSTGKGGLMRPLFTTFGDTSGATALAAKFAAELYTIYPDYWPETIRALMVHSADWTRAMTGGHPVEHLPPMHRQVLVAKVGYGVPNFQRARFSANNSLSLVIQRTLRPYKFEESRVKTNEFHLVDLPWPSDILAEMQNAPVKLTVTLSYFIEPNPGARQYGLAASYRSHGLRFKMKDTYESDEGFAARVSKAARDEDEEFIKEGAEHWILGNQVRDKGSLHKDIWLGTAVELSTRNKIAVFSVGGWWKTRKLLKRYDNDVRYSLIVTIDTPDNGIDIYTPVQIQVPVIL; translated from the coding sequence ATGCCAGAATTTTATCGTGATCACATATTACTTGTTGAGCACACAGAATCAATGCCCTACACTTCGGTTAATCAAGGCCGTAATCCCGTATTTCCACGCACTAATATTGATAGGGTAGAACAAGGTACCGCCGTCAGGGAAGCATTTCAGACTGCGGTTGCAGATTTTTTGGATACTGCACCGGACGATGAATTTATTTATGTCGTTTTTACCTCGGCAGCAGGCTTTCTGCTGGATCTTGATAAGATGAACACCCGCAACCATCGGGTAGCCAACTACAGGAAAATTAACGAAGACCCGGAAGACGAAACCTATGAGGCGACGGTATATCTCAATAAAAAAGCGATAGGGCAATTTTTGGGAAAAATTGAACAGTATATAAACGAAAATACCTGGGCCGGAAATCCTAAGAACCAAACGTTGATCGCAAATATTGACAAGATTAGGGCAGCAACTTTGAGAAGCTTTTGGATGGAACCGGAACTTCCCTTTCCGGGAACGCGGGAAGATATTTGGTGGGAGGTATGGCTAAGCCGCGATTTATCAAGAACGGCTGAGGAGCAATTAAAGGCTATTTATACAATATTCGAGTTGAGTGGCGGCTTTCAAATTGGTGCAGGCCGGTCCATTATATTTCCGGAAAATATTGTTTTTCTTGTAAAGGGGACGGGCTTAAATCTGGCCGTTACGCTACTTTATACAGACGAGTTGGCCGAATTACGTAAGCCAAGAAATACCGCTGATTTCTTTACTTATCTTGATAAACCTGAGCAGGCTGCCTGGATTACCGACCTATTAGATCGTTTAGTGATAGATAACGCGCAAAACCAAGTTTCCATTTGCCTGCTTGATACCGGAGTAAATATTTCGCATCCGTTATTAGCTCCATTGATACCGGAAGGGCACATTGATGCGATCAATCCTGCATGGGGAAATGCTGACAGTAATCGTTTGGGACACGGAACACCAATGGCTGGACTGCTGTTATACGGTGATTTAACTGATGTTTTAGGTGAATTTCATGAGGTTAGAATTTATCATCATTTCGAAAGTGTTAAAATCCTGGAAGGCGCCCAACAAAATGACCCGGAATTATTTGGCGCGATTACGCAGGAGGCCGTTGCACGAGCTGAAATAATTAATCCAAATTTTAAACGGGTTATTTGCATGGCAGTTACATCTGATCTTCTTGTTCATAGAGGACAGCCATCATCATGGTCCGCCGCAATCGATCAACTTTGCTTTGGTGAAGTGGATGAACCCAATACGCAAACTCTTTTTCTTGTATCTGCAGGCAACGTGCCACTTATCAGCAGAATTGATTACCCGGTTTCAAATCAAAATGCTACGATAGAGGACCCAGCTCAAGCATTTAATGCCTTGACTATCGGTGCTTATACCATCAAAGATAAAATTGATTTGGATGCTTTCCCCGGTGCGACACTTTTGGCGGAACATGGCGATTTATCCCCTTCAAGCACAACCTCATTGACCTGGTTTACAGAATGGCCACGCAAGCCTGACCTGGTTATGGAAGGCGGTAACCACGCAATGCATCGCGGAGGATTAATTGACCCTGATTCGCTCCAACTACTATCCACTGGCAAGGGAGGGTTGATGCGACCATTGTTCACCACATTTGGTGATACAAGCGGGGCAACAGCTTTAGCTGCAAAGTTTGCTGCTGAATTGTATACTATCTACCCGGATTATTGGCCGGAAACCATCAGGGCTTTAATGGTGCATTCCGCCGATTGGACACGCGCGATGACCGGAGGACACCCGGTTGAACACCTGCCACCGATGCATCGACAAGTCCTCGTTGCAAAGGTTGGATATGGCGTGCCTAATTTCCAACGTGCCCGTTTCAGTGCTAATAATTCACTTTCCCTTGTTATACAACGCACGTTGAGGCCATACAAATTCGAGGAAAGTCGCGTGAAAACAAATGAGTTTCATCTGGTCGATCTTCCCTGGCCAAGCGATATCCTCGCGGAAATGCAAAATGCTCCTGTTAAACTCACTGTAACCCTATCTTATTTCATCGAACCCAATCCAGGAGCACGCCAATATGGATTAGCAGCAAGTTATCGTTCACACGGGTTGCGCTTTAAAATGAAGGACACCTACGAAAGTGATGAAGGGTTTGCTGCCAGAGTAAGCAAGGCCGCAAGAGACGAAGACGAAGAATTTATTAAAGAAGGTGCTGAACACTGGATATTAGGCAATCAGGTCCGCGATAAAGGTTCTCTTCATAAAGATATATGGCTGGGAACAGCTGTCGAATTGTCTACCCGAAACAAGATTGCGGTCTTCTCAGTAGGGGGCTGGTGGAAAACCAGGAAGTTGCTGAAACGATATGACAATGATGTAAGGTATAGTTTGATAGTAACAATTGATACACCTGATAACGGAATTGATATTTATACGCCGGTTCAAATCCAGGTACCTGTTATTTTGTAG
- a CDS encoding toprim domain-containing protein — MSNLLTAKEIKEQLSLVNLLARLGFHPVPKKGKEKMYISMIRDNDVNPSFAVNDDLGVWFDHGIGKGGNIIDFGLMFWKNLDFNGVVNRLQNLCSPDAVPIREKRPRKQTKAYHVVERVRPIGNHPAITDYLKSRGVYEIAKFYLSEVYYYMEDEKNARKHYFAAGWLNEQQSWEVRNRYFKGCMGHKAITFIPAHEKNAAVFEGFIDFLSWRFENPDASHSIIVLNTLSLLKQGINKAKAFSSLDVYFDRDKAGVLATREFLKALPYATDRSKVYEEFNDYNDKIKALLKISGQDHERNRSERSLSSNGYGR; from the coding sequence ATGTCAAATTTACTAACTGCAAAGGAAATTAAGGAACAGCTTTCGCTTGTCAATCTTTTGGCCCGCCTGGGATTTCACCCTGTTCCGAAAAAAGGGAAAGAAAAAATGTATATCAGCATGATCCGGGATAATGACGTCAATCCTTCGTTTGCTGTAAATGATGACCTCGGTGTATGGTTCGACCATGGCATCGGCAAAGGAGGGAACATTATTGATTTCGGACTTATGTTCTGGAAGAACCTGGATTTTAATGGAGTGGTTAACAGGCTCCAGAACCTTTGCTCACCGGATGCAGTCCCGATTAGGGAGAAACGCCCGCGAAAGCAGACAAAAGCCTACCATGTAGTTGAACGGGTTAGACCGATCGGCAACCACCCGGCAATTACAGATTATCTTAAGAGCCGCGGCGTTTACGAAATCGCCAAGTTCTACCTCAGCGAGGTCTATTATTATATGGAGGACGAAAAGAACGCCCGAAAGCATTATTTCGCAGCTGGCTGGCTCAATGAACAACAATCGTGGGAAGTTCGCAATCGTTACTTCAAAGGTTGTATGGGGCATAAAGCCATTACATTTATTCCGGCTCATGAGAAAAATGCAGCCGTTTTTGAGGGTTTTATTGACTTTCTAAGCTGGCGATTTGAGAACCCAGATGCCTCGCATTCTATCATCGTATTGAATACGCTGTCGCTTTTAAAGCAGGGGATCAATAAGGCCAAGGCATTTTCTTCTCTTGATGTATATTTTGACAGGGACAAGGCGGGTGTTCTCGCGACCCGTGAGTTTTTGAAAGCCTTGCCTTATGCCACAGATCGTTCGAAAGTTTATGAGGAGTTTAATGACTATAATGACAAAATCAAGGCCCTGTTGAAGATTTCCGGACAAGATCATGAACGAAACCGTAGCGAAAGATCGCTCTCATCTAACGGATATGGCCGGTGA
- a CDS encoding plasmid mobilization protein, with product MVDFKKLNGRPKLEEGRRTNFINVRFTDDEYKEITEIEQQLGISKTELIRMRILSDAKQTVINAKELIIYLDAVGAEMGRIGNNINQLAKHANTLKLKGALNPMIIEQFNRLFEEYIQVQQILEAALRKIIRTMGN from the coding sequence ATGGTTGACTTTAAGAAGCTGAACGGACGGCCGAAATTAGAGGAGGGGAGACGCACTAATTTCATTAATGTCAGATTCACTGATGATGAATATAAGGAGATAACCGAAATAGAGCAGCAGTTGGGCATTTCAAAGACAGAATTGATCAGGATGCGGATTTTATCCGATGCAAAACAGACAGTGATCAATGCTAAAGAACTAATTATATACCTGGACGCTGTAGGGGCTGAAATGGGGCGGATCGGCAACAACATTAACCAATTGGCTAAACACGCCAATACACTCAAATTAAAGGGAGCCCTTAATCCTATGATCATTGAACAGTTTAACCGCCTTTTCGAGGAATATATTCAAGTTCAGCAAATACTTGAGGCGGCACTTCGGAAGATCATCCGGACTATGGGAAATTAA
- a CDS encoding relaxase/mobilization nuclease domain-containing protein, whose translation MIARILEKPSRTFAGVKYNTNKIDRNTGELMLIANFGAIQGLSNPRPRDLANYLLMLSAQNKGIKKNTQFHAVISARGRNYSKQELTKAAVMWLKEMKYGDQPYLVVFHKDTDNHHVHVVSSRVGKDGKQIDRDYEQVRAVRSIDKVLGYTFAMQYSFSTQAQFYMILENQGFLGRDYINEKKLQQKISSYTPDKVRIAELKELLIAQKTSPDFVQQMRTQYQIDLIFHSAEGKKPYGYTVIDHATKQVFKGSEILSLKYLLEDNMDFESAYQQPEIDLHDYLGQDAITYYSEYVPECVYIRPVMISDDIDDQQVLGMKRKRQKKARTNTR comes from the coding sequence ATGATCGCCCGCATTCTTGAAAAACCTTCCAGAACTTTTGCCGGCGTAAAATATAATACCAATAAGATAGACCGGAATACAGGAGAGTTGATGCTTATCGCAAATTTTGGAGCCATACAGGGACTTAGTAACCCGCGGCCGCGGGATCTGGCCAATTATCTGCTGATGCTGTCCGCTCAAAATAAGGGAATCAAAAAAAATACACAGTTTCACGCGGTCATTTCGGCTCGAGGACGAAACTACAGCAAGCAGGAATTGACAAAAGCGGCCGTGATGTGGCTAAAGGAAATGAAATATGGCGACCAGCCGTACCTGGTCGTGTTCCATAAAGATACCGATAATCACCACGTCCATGTTGTCAGTTCACGGGTAGGCAAGGATGGTAAACAAATCGACCGTGACTATGAACAGGTGAGGGCCGTCAGAAGCATAGACAAGGTTTTGGGTTACACCTTTGCCATGCAATACAGCTTCAGTACCCAGGCCCAATTTTATATGATTTTGGAGAACCAGGGTTTCCTTGGACGTGACTATATCAATGAAAAAAAGCTGCAGCAAAAAATAAGTTCCTATACACCCGATAAGGTAAGGATAGCAGAACTCAAAGAATTGTTAATTGCTCAGAAAACTTCACCGGATTTTGTGCAGCAGATGAGAACACAATATCAGATCGACCTGATATTTCATTCCGCCGAAGGGAAAAAACCTTATGGCTATACTGTTATTGACCATGCTACCAAACAAGTTTTTAAGGGTAGTGAAATCCTGAGCCTGAAATATCTGCTGGAGGATAATATGGATTTTGAATCCGCATACCAACAACCGGAAATTGATCTCCATGATTATCTGGGCCAGGACGCCATTACGTATTATTCTGAATATGTACCGGAATGCGTTTATATCAGGCCCGTCATGATTTCCGACGATATCGACGACCAGCAGGTGCTTGGCATGAAACGCAAAAGACAAAAGAAAGCGAGAACTAATACCCGATAA
- a CDS encoding ParA family protein — translation MICLFGNQKGGVGKSTLTVLSGNYLSLAKDWPVTIIDMDYQQSISQKFEKAKVLENEEPYDVMAATLETFPLLSNVLTKSKKDAILIDLPGKLDDDGLIPVFKCADLVICPFSYDEFTFESTVLFAVVLKKVNPKVEVVFIPNRIKANVKFEIMSEVNEQLSKFGKITAAIPDRIDFQRITTFQTPLSLYGVITPVFEEIFADRLWKK, via the coding sequence ATGATCTGTTTATTTGGCAACCAAAAGGGTGGCGTAGGAAAAAGCACGCTCACCGTCCTATCAGGGAACTACCTGAGCCTGGCTAAAGATTGGCCGGTAACCATTATTGATATGGATTATCAGCAATCCATATCCCAGAAATTTGAAAAGGCAAAAGTCCTGGAGAATGAAGAGCCTTATGATGTAATGGCCGCAACACTGGAAACTTTTCCATTACTGAGTAATGTACTGACTAAAAGCAAGAAGGATGCGATACTGATCGATTTGCCTGGTAAATTGGATGATGATGGGTTAATCCCTGTTTTTAAATGTGCTGACCTGGTGATCTGTCCTTTTTCTTATGATGAATTCACATTTGAATCGACTGTTTTATTTGCCGTTGTACTTAAAAAGGTCAATCCAAAAGTAGAAGTGGTTTTTATTCCCAACCGGATCAAAGCGAATGTCAAGTTTGAGATCATGAGCGAGGTGAACGAACAACTGTCCAAATTTGGCAAGATCACCGCAGCCATACCCGATCGTATTGACTTTCAAAGGATCACCACCTTTCAAACGCCCTTATCCCTTTACGGCGTAATCACACCTGTATTCGAAGAAATATTCGCCGACCGATTATGGAAAAAATAA
- a CDS encoding DUF4134 family protein yields MKFFLTAWCSLLTMIAVAQPGITDGSLAQAKQDLSSSFFSAFDFALVLALLLGCMGALKIYHNWQMGEKRIDAVVAAWFFAAIFMILSGPFLRALFGI; encoded by the coding sequence ATGAAATTTTTCCTGACAGCCTGGTGCAGTTTGCTAACGATGATAGCGGTAGCTCAGCCCGGTATAACGGATGGTTCTTTGGCGCAGGCCAAACAGGACCTTTCTTCATCGTTTTTTTCAGCCTTTGATTTTGCCTTGGTATTGGCCCTTTTACTGGGCTGTATGGGGGCATTGAAAATATACCATAATTGGCAAATGGGCGAAAAACGCATAGATGCAGTAGTTGCTGCCTGGTTTTTCGCTGCCATCTTTATGATCCTTTCGGGTCCTTTTTTACGGGCATTGTTCGGAATCTGA
- a CDS encoding DUF4134 domain-containing protein gives MTISLVALKDLRLYFFSLLMFIKTKKLWAAALLLALSIPVFAQSGVNGLNTATSTLKTYIAPVTNITLVIGGIVGIVGAIRVYSKWNSGDQDINKEIMGWGGSCVFLVVSALVIKAFFGL, from the coding sequence ATGACCATCTCCCTGGTGGCCTTAAAAGATCTCCGCCTTTATTTTTTCTCCCTTTTAATGTTTATAAAAACAAAAAAGTTATGGGCCGCAGCCCTATTGCTGGCCTTGTCTATTCCTGTGTTTGCGCAAAGCGGCGTTAACGGCCTGAACACAGCAACCTCCACCTTAAAAACCTACATAGCCCCGGTAACCAATATCACACTGGTGATCGGCGGTATTGTCGGTATCGTTGGTGCCATCCGTGTCTACTCGAAGTGGAACTCGGGTGACCAGGATATCAACAAAGAGATTATGGGGTGGGGCGGCTCGTGCGTCTTTCTCGTGGTTTCCGCGTTGGTGATCAAAGCTTTCTTCGGCTTATAA